Part of the Ruegeria sp. AD91A genome, AAAAGACCTTTTGGTCAAAGTGGATATGAACGGCACCGGCCTGTTCCAGACGATCGCGGGGCTACGGGCCACGCGAATCAGTTTCAATGCTGAAAGTGTGGATGTCACCAGCCTGGAAAGTCAGGGTGGATGGCGCGAGCTATTGTCTGGGGCGGGGGTCAAATCAGCTTCGATCTCCGGTTCCGGTGTATTCAGGGATGCCGGCACTGATGAGCGTGCGCGGCAGTTGTTCTTTGATGGTGAAACTCCGGCCTTTCAGGTCATCATCCCTGATTTTGGGGTTGTTGAAGGTCGGTTTCAGGTCACCAGCATCGAGTACGCAGGTTCGCACAACGGTGAGGCGACCTATGAGATGAGCATGGCCAGTGCCGGTGCTCTGACCTTTACGGCGCTTTGATCCGATGGCCAATCCGTGGACAGGCGAGGTGGCGCTGACCATCGATGGCGAGCAG contains:
- a CDS encoding phage major tail protein, TP901-1 family encodes the protein MAAQNGKDLLVKVDMNGTGLFQTIAGLRATRISFNAESVDVTSLESQGGWRELLSGAGVKSASISGSGVFRDAGTDERARQLFFDGETPAFQVIIPDFGVVEGRFQVTSIEYAGSHNGEATYEMSMASAGALTFTAL